A stretch of the Papaver somniferum cultivar HN1 chromosome 6, ASM357369v1, whole genome shotgun sequence genome encodes the following:
- the LOC113291548 gene encoding uncharacterized protein LOC113291548 codes for MTSISRFFDGCPSSNEVAHIDYGHHVSKVGSSLVGTKRSRTTANNNYIVSSKDEGAFDVDGEKLLKKEEDAADHRPPTKFKSHKEAERRRRERINSHFLTLKSVLSNTCTKTDKASLLTAAVNKVLELKTEADKAMNPPDEPEYKENIKFWPFPNGNDDLVLAYYDDENSTKFLRATFSCEDKVGLMSEVAKAVRSVKEIGKLVKSEMSIVGGRTKCMLLIKLLKTSTSTPTPGGGGTETTGGGTTTKSTVNQGKNSNTSTRRSIICDDDDLVKLRRALKPVVNKQTTTTGSGYKVSLYNSRFFHH; via the exons ATGACAAGCATTTCAAGGTTTTTTGATGGATGCCCATCTTCAAATGAAGTTGCGCACATAGACTATGGTCATCATGTGTCTAAAGTTGGCTCATCTTTGGTAGGGACGAAGCGTAGTCGTACTACTGCTAACAATAATTATATTGTTTCATCAAAAGATGAAGGTGCGTTTGATGTTGACGGTGAGAAGCTactgaaaaaagaagaagatgcagCTGATCATCGTCCCCCAACTAAGTTTAAGAGCCATAAGGAAGCCGAGAGGAGACGTCGAGAACGAATCAATTCCCATTTCTTAACGCTCAAGTCCGTCCTCTCTAATACCTGCACCAAA ACAGATAAGGCCTCCTTGCTGACTGCGGCGGTGAATAAAGTGTTGGAACTCAAAACGGAAGCAGATAAAGCCATGAATCCACCAGATGAACCAGAGTATAAAGAGAACATCAAATTTTGGCCGTTTCCGAATGGGAATGATGATCTTGTCTTGGCTTATTACGACGACGAGAACTCAACTAAGTTTCTTAGAGCTACATTTAGTTGCGAAGATAAGGTGGGTTTGATGAGTGAAGTAGCAAAAGCAGTGAGGTCAGTTAAAGAAATAGGAAAGCTTGTCAAGAGTGAAATGTCAATTGTTGGAGGTCGAACCAAGTGCATGCTTCTCATCAAACTCTTGAAAACTTCTACTTCTACTCCTACTCCTGGTGGTGGTGGAACAGAAACAACAGGTGGTGGGACGACTACAAAATCTACGGTTAATCAGGGTAAAAATTCTAATACTAGTACGAGAAGAAGTATTATTTGCGACGATGATGATTTGGTTAAACTTCGAAGAGCACTGAAGCCTGTTGTTAATAAACAAACGACTACTACTGGTTCGGGTTATAAGGTTTCTTTATACAACAGTCGCTTCTTTCATCATTAA